A genome region from Pseudomonadota bacterium includes the following:
- a CDS encoding cyclic nucleotide-binding domain-containing protein, with translation MQLLRSALQSHRLFEGIRDEGLDRIASIATEESHAPDAFVFREGEPGDRLYLILEGKVRVSRQMPGMGEEALAVLGPGEAFGEMSLFDDAARSADARVQEPCRLLALRRDAFEELLLLDRDIAYEILWNMVRVLTGRLRDTNDKMTFLSLTGRF, from the coding sequence ATGCAACTGCTTCGTTCGGCGCTGCAATCGCACAGACTCTTCGAGGGCATTCGCGACGAAGGCTTGGACCGCATCGCGTCGATCGCGACCGAGGAAAGCCATGCACCCGATGCATTCGTATTTCGCGAGGGCGAGCCAGGGGATCGGCTGTACTTGATTCTCGAGGGCAAGGTCCGCGTTTCACGCCAGATGCCAGGCATGGGTGAAGAGGCGCTGGCTGTGCTCGGACCGGGCGAGGCGTTCGGAGAGATGTCTCTTTTCGACGACGCGGCCCGTAGCGCGGACGCTCGCGTTCAGGAGCCCTGTCGCCTGCTCGCGCTCAGACGAGATGCCTTCGAGGAGCTGCTTCTGCTCGATAGAGACATCGCCTACGAGATCTTGTGGAACATGGTGCGTGTGCTCACCGGGCGCTTGCGAGACACCAACGACAAGATGACCTTCCTGTCCCTGACCGGCCGTTTCTAG